In a single window of the Candidatus Kaiserbacteria bacterium genome:
- the dprA gene encoding DNA-protecting protein DprA, which translates to MDFPIRTVSVEIELRRLIEIPEPPVEVTVRGELPPHNMKCFAVVGSRDYTNYGKQVVEYLIGGLRGYPVSIISGLALGIDALAHKAAMSNNLYTLAVPGSGIADSVMYPRTNRGLAREILTHGGGLLSEFEPTFMATPWSFPKRNRIMVGLSHAVLLIEAGEKSGTLITARLTADYNRDLLAVPGNIFSENSKGVHQFLKLGATPVTSPEDILIALNIEEKSSVPASLTLFTEEELSVLTLLTEPKDQDALIRTLPYPHEQTLTLLMKMELSGYITEQNGVFYKI; encoded by the coding sequence ATGGATTTTCCTATTCGAACGGTATCTGTAGAGATAGAACTTCGTCGGCTCATTGAAATCCCTGAGCCTCCTGTGGAAGTGACAGTACGTGGGGAGTTGCCACCACATAACATGAAGTGCTTTGCAGTAGTTGGCTCACGCGACTACACAAACTATGGGAAACAAGTGGTGGAGTATCTCATCGGTGGGCTTCGCGGATACCCCGTGTCGATTATCTCGGGACTTGCGCTTGGCATCGACGCGCTTGCTCACAAAGCCGCCATGAGTAATAATCTCTACACTCTCGCCGTTCCCGGCTCGGGTATTGCCGACTCGGTCATGTATCCGCGTACCAACAGAGGTCTTGCTCGTGAAATACTCACCCATGGTGGTGGTCTACTCAGTGAATTCGAACCCACCTTTATGGCTACCCCGTGGTCATTCCCGAAGCGCAATCGCATTATGGTAGGACTTTCACACGCAGTACTTCTCATTGAGGCCGGAGAGAAATCGGGAACACTTATCACCGCCCGCCTCACTGCCGACTACAACCGTGACCTCCTTGCAGTACCCGGAAATATTTTTTCCGAAAACAGCAAGGGCGTCCATCAATTTCTCAAACTCGGCGCAACACCCGTCACGTCACCTGAAGACATTTTAATAGCACTCAACATCGAAGAGAAATCGAGCGTACCCGCCTCACTCACACTCTTCACTGAAGAAGAACTTTCTGTCCTCACTCTTCTCACTGAACCCAAGGACCAAGATGCACTTATTCGTACACTCCCCTACCCCCACGAACAAACCCTCACCCTCCTCATGAAAATGGAACTGAGTGGCTACATCACTGAGCAAAACGGAGTATTTTATAAAATCTAG
- the serS gene encoding serine--tRNA ligase: MLDIKFIRENLDLIKMAVEKKRMSVDLDGLVALDDKRKQLLVSMEAKKAEQNNVSREVATITDEAVRSVRIAEMKILKDDIQKEEEELRGVMQKWQELMLQVPNIPDMSVPDGKDDSENREIKTWGEKTIFPFAPKSHVDIMTALKIVDFERGTKVHGFRGYYLQKGGARLSWAIWNYAQDFFLKRGFDPLIVPAIVRKSNLYGTGHLPNDAEDVYKTQDEDYLIGTAEVSTMGYYADDVLERSELPIKWLSFSPCFRREAGSHGKDTKGLIRVHEFFKLEQVIICEANHAESVKWHEWLNENTEQFIESLGIPYRTVVNCGGDLGQGQVKKYDIELWVPGEETYREISSASYFHDFQTRRFNIRYRDEEGKMRYAHSLNCTAIPTPRILVSLIENFQREDGTVTIPPVLAPYFGADVLQ; encoded by the coding sequence ATGTTAGATATTAAATTCATTAGGGAGAACCTCGACCTTATAAAAATGGCTGTGGAAAAGAAGCGTATGTCCGTAGACCTTGATGGACTTGTTGCCCTTGACGACAAGCGCAAGCAACTCCTTGTCTCCATGGAGGCTAAAAAGGCTGAGCAAAACAATGTCTCACGCGAGGTGGCTACCATCACTGATGAAGCAGTGCGTTCGGTACGTATCGCCGAGATGAAAATTCTCAAAGATGATATTCAGAAAGAAGAAGAGGAGTTGCGCGGAGTAATGCAGAAGTGGCAGGAACTGATGCTCCAGGTCCCCAACATTCCCGATATGTCGGTCCCCGATGGAAAAGATGATTCAGAAAACAGGGAAATCAAAACATGGGGAGAAAAAACCATATTTCCTTTCGCGCCAAAGAGTCATGTCGACATCATGACCGCGCTCAAGATTGTGGATTTTGAGCGTGGCACCAAAGTGCATGGATTCCGTGGGTACTATCTCCAAAAGGGTGGTGCACGTCTTTCATGGGCGATTTGGAATTACGCACAGGACTTTTTCTTGAAGCGAGGCTTCGACCCACTCATTGTGCCTGCGATTGTGCGGAAGAGTAATCTCTACGGTACCGGCCATCTCCCGAATGATGCGGAGGATGTCTATAAGACGCAGGATGAAGATTATCTCATTGGTACTGCAGAAGTCTCTACGATGGGCTATTACGCTGATGATGTACTTGAGCGCTCGGAGCTTCCTATTAAGTGGCTTTCGTTCTCACCCTGTTTCCGTCGCGAGGCGGGGAGTCATGGGAAAGATACCAAGGGACTCATTCGCGTACATGAATTTTTCAAACTCGAGCAAGTGATTATCTGTGAGGCAAACCATGCAGAGTCAGTGAAATGGCATGAGTGGCTCAATGAAAACACAGAACAATTTATTGAGTCATTAGGGATTCCGTATCGCACCGTGGTGAATTGTGGGGGTGACTTGGGACAGGGGCAGGTAAAGAAGTACGACATTGAACTCTGGGTCCCTGGGGAAGAGACGTACCGCGAAATTAGTTCTGCTTCGTACTTCCATGACTTCCAGACACGTCGTTTTAATATCCGCTATCGTGATGAAGAAGGAAAGATGCGGTACGCACATTCACTCAATTGTACTGCTATTCCCACACCCCGCATTCTCGTGTCACTCATTGAAAACTTTCAACGAGAAGATGGTACGGTAACCATCCCACCCGTACTTGCTCCGTATTTTGGTGCGGATGTACTACAATAG
- a CDS encoding ParB/RepB/Spo0J family partition protein encodes MAYESNSIFWIEVEKVVPNPFQPRREFDQAKLQELSESIRMYGVLQPLVVTRHEIIGEDGAFTTEYELIAGERRLRASKLAGLSQVPVIIRTGEESQLMKLELAIIENLQREDLNAVDRALAFKQLSEQFGLSHMLVAKKVGRSREYVANSIRLLMLPETILGALRQGDISDGHARTLLMLNDRPTEQDVVFREILIKKLSVREVERISRKIATEKVRKKNWQDSDPELIEIEKQFTETFGTRVQIQKTDFGGKLTIDYFASDDLRKLLEVIHKAETNVYGGTATKMLAHIESATPLAATIPHIAEPLERADMPASPTYEEDVFTRYDSIETPETSEAVLHAEELQAEQGDFGVVEEVLEKVSEAQDMPVVASTPIPTPTYSSYAPAPVTSHVPEEVTPRVPEYRAYTPTPSVVAPAPIVTADIAPTPTPEPVAEPEVVQTPVQPEPVVDDTDLYAIKNFSL; translated from the coding sequence ATGGCGTACGAAAGTAATTCGATTTTTTGGATCGAGGTAGAAAAAGTTGTCCCCAATCCGTTTCAACCACGGCGTGAATTTGATCAGGCAAAGTTGCAAGAACTGTCGGAGTCTATTCGTATGTACGGGGTACTGCAACCCCTCGTCGTGACACGACACGAGATTATAGGTGAAGATGGAGCATTTACCACTGAATATGAACTCATTGCCGGAGAGCGTCGTTTGCGTGCCTCTAAACTTGCAGGACTTTCACAGGTTCCGGTGATTATTCGCACTGGCGAAGAATCACAACTCATGAAACTTGAGTTGGCGATTATTGAAAACCTCCAACGTGAAGATTTAAACGCGGTAGACCGAGCACTCGCCTTTAAGCAACTCTCAGAGCAGTTTGGTCTCTCCCACATGCTGGTGGCAAAAAAGGTGGGACGGAGTCGCGAGTATGTTGCCAACTCTATTCGTCTCCTTATGCTTCCCGAGACTATCCTTGGTGCGCTTCGTCAAGGTGATATCTCTGATGGTCACGCACGTACACTCCTCATGCTCAATGATCGTCCCACAGAGCAGGATGTGGTCTTCCGTGAGATTCTTATAAAGAAACTTTCGGTGCGCGAGGTAGAGCGTATTTCTCGCAAGATTGCGACTGAAAAAGTACGAAAGAAAAACTGGCAGGACTCAGACCCGGAACTTATTGAAATTGAAAAACAGTTCACTGAGACTTTTGGAACGCGGGTACAGATTCAGAAGACCGACTTTGGTGGCAAACTCACCATCGACTATTTTGCATCGGATGATTTACGTAAGCTTCTCGAGGTGATTCATAAAGCCGAAACCAATGTGTACGGTGGTACCGCAACGAAGATGCTTGCACACATTGAAAGTGCGACACCGCTTGCAGCCACAATTCCGCATATTGCAGAGCCTCTGGAGCGTGCCGATATGCCCGCATCCCCTACGTATGAGGAGGATGTCTTTACTCGATATGACTCAATCGAAACTCCAGAGACAAGCGAAGCGGTGCTCCATGCAGAAGAATTACAGGCAGAGCAGGGCGACTTCGGTGTAGTGGAAGAAGTACTTGAAAAGGTATCGGAAGCACAAGATATGCCTGTAGTCGCATCAACTCCGATTCCAACTCCAACATACTCTTCATATGCACCTGCTCCAGTAACATCTCACGTACCTGAAGAAGTGACACCGAGAGTGCCCGAGTATAGAGCATATACACCCACTCCTTCCGTAGTTGCCCCAGCACCCATAGTGACGGCGGATATTGCTCCTACACCAACACCCGAGCCTGTAGCAGAACCTGAGGTGGTGCAAACACCAGTTCAGCCTGAACCAGTGGTTGACGACACCGACCTCTACGCAATCAAGAACTTTTCACTATAG
- a CDS encoding bifunctional (p)ppGpp synthetase/guanosine-3',5'-bis(diphosphate) 3'-pyrophosphohydrolase — MATLITAQEIIDVLTITSPDDVALIRRAYDYAAKAHEGRTRYSGDSYLTHLASVAKMLAEIGMGAPTVAAGLLHDSIEDTNVTPEELKAEFGEEIFFLVQGVTKLGSVRYYGSDRHNESLRKLFVATSQDIRVLIIKLLDRLHNMQTLQYVPQEKQLRIARETLEIYVPVTHRLGMGRIRKELEDLAFPYVYPEEHKRVLDVTKHIAKSSEVDLERARKALQKRLAESGIRDFHTSFRSKGLYSLFQKLKRREWDMDRVYDYLAIRVVVPTIEECYQVLGIVHEVWRPLPQRVKDYIAFPKPNGYKSLHTTVITPNRTIVEVQIRTEAMHREAEYGIASHIIYKNRQLGQKESGGTAAWFASLVPALFKPFIWKSKAAPDAQKEVLTDKDHKLKIPRWIQEIADTHKTSDSEREFFDGHRDDFFSYRIFVFTPEGDVIDLPVGASPIDFAYAIHSDIGDHVAGAKVNNKLTELSTELNNGDIVEIITGKANKPTRKWLNYSKTSLARRKIRAALAEQNPIVKSS, encoded by the coding sequence ATGGCTACTCTCATCACTGCGCAGGAAATTATTGATGTACTTACCATTACCTCTCCCGATGATGTAGCGCTTATTCGTCGTGCATACGACTATGCTGCAAAGGCACATGAAGGGCGCACACGCTATTCGGGGGATTCGTATCTCACACACCTTGCTTCGGTAGCAAAAATGCTTGCCGAAATAGGTATGGGTGCACCCACGGTTGCTGCAGGCCTTCTTCACGACAGTATCGAGGATACAAACGTTACCCCTGAAGAACTGAAGGCCGAATTTGGCGAAGAAATCTTTTTTCTCGTGCAGGGTGTCACCAAACTTGGCTCCGTACGCTACTACGGGAGCGACCGTCACAATGAAAGTCTTCGCAAACTTTTTGTTGCCACGAGTCAAGACATACGTGTCCTCATCATCAAGTTGCTCGACCGTCTCCACAACATGCAGACCTTGCAGTATGTACCGCAAGAAAAGCAATTGCGTATTGCACGTGAGACTTTGGAAATTTATGTTCCCGTCACTCACCGCCTCGGTATGGGACGCATTCGTAAAGAACTCGAGGACCTCGCGTTTCCCTATGTATATCCCGAAGAACACAAGCGTGTCCTTGACGTTACCAAACACATCGCAAAGAGCAGTGAAGTCGATTTAGAACGTGCGCGCAAAGCACTCCAGAAGCGTCTCGCCGAAAGTGGCATACGTGATTTTCATACATCATTTCGTTCAAAAGGTCTCTATAGCCTTTTCCAAAAATTAAAGCGTCGTGAATGGGATATGGACCGTGTATACGACTATCTTGCTATTCGTGTGGTGGTCCCCACTATTGAAGAGTGTTATCAGGTTCTGGGTATTGTCCATGAAGTCTGGCGTCCGCTTCCACAGCGCGTAAAGGATTATATTGCGTTCCCGAAGCCAAATGGTTATAAGTCACTTCACACCACTGTCATCACCCCCAACCGCACTATTGTCGAAGTGCAAATTCGCACCGAAGCAATGCATCGTGAAGCAGAATACGGTATCGCCTCACACATCATTTACAAAAATCGCCAATTGGGGCAAAAGGAGTCTGGTGGTACCGCTGCATGGTTTGCATCACTTGTTCCCGCTCTCTTTAAGCCATTTATATGGAAAAGTAAGGCGGCGCCTGATGCACAAAAAGAAGTATTGACTGACAAGGATCATAAACTCAAGATCCCAAGGTGGATTCAGGAAATTGCCGACACTCACAAGACAAGCGATAGCGAACGCGAGTTTTTTGATGGTCACCGTGATGACTTTTTCTCGTATCGAATCTTCGTCTTCACACCCGAAGGTGATGTGATTGACTTACCCGTAGGTGCGTCTCCAATAGACTTTGCGTACGCCATTCATTCCGATATTGGCGACCATGTTGCGGGAGCAAAAGTTAACAACAAATTAACCGAACTCAGTACGGAACTTAATAATGGAGACATCGTTGAAATAATCACCGGCAAAGCAAACAAGCCCACGCGTAAGTGGCTCAATTATTCAAAAACATCGCTTGCTCGTCGCAAGATACGCGCAGCACTTGCCGAACAAAACCCTATAGTGAAAAGTTCTTGA
- the topA gene encoding type I DNA topoisomerase, with amino-acid sequence MSKTLVIVESPAKAKTIEKYLGDGYTVRASVGHVRDLPKSSTDAIDIEGGFVPKYIQSAGKEKVISELRKEAAKANKVLLATDPDREGEAIAWHVAELIKDQTKKPKRVVFHEITEPAVKEALLHPRDIDMHLKEAQEARRVLDRLVGYDLSGLIWKKVRYGLSAGRVQSPALRIIMERERLIRAFVPEAYFVLTAHTKTPSKTPLPLTCVIEPKVKEEADSIVSIGSAHPWVVKNITTSEQKRVPRPPFTTSTLQQVASTRLGFSPSRTMGAAQKLYEAGFITYMRTDSTNMSDIAQKQIIALVAKEFGKEYVAPRTYKTKSKSAQEAHEAVRPSNFAKRVAGSTDDQKKLYTLIWERAVASQMSDAQIERTKVTGNITDSSESIPDFATTGSRVLFPGWLTVDTRARGEDVEVPLLKVGDSLTLTILESEGKETQPPSRYTEAGLIKELEKRGIGRPSTYASIMKTIIDRGYVLKEGRTLLPTDTGDLVSSFLEEHFTEYIGDDFTSEMEDKLDEIALGTRGYTETLSAFYKPFHKKVLSKEDIEKITNLGPGPKEFPCPLCNKEMVIKLGRGGKFLSCATYPACDGARMIDGSLIKNDEPLGINPETGEEIYLLNGRFGPYVQVGKTPEKVKGKKAIAPKRASLPKGKALAEVTLADALHYLILPRTLGTHPDTEEPIIANTGRFGPYIGHVGDFRSLKNPDTPYEVTFNRALEILKEPKKTRTGEKLLKEVGVHPKTKKMIKVFESKSGRYLTRGFARIWLPDNTNIDTFSLDDAIALLAKK; translated from the coding sequence ATGAGTAAAACACTTGTTATCGTAGAATCACCTGCAAAAGCGAAAACTATTGAGAAATATCTCGGTGATGGATACACCGTGCGTGCATCCGTGGGCCATGTGCGCGACCTCCCCAAAAGCAGTACTGATGCCATAGATATCGAGGGTGGCTTCGTGCCAAAATATATTCAGTCCGCAGGTAAGGAAAAAGTAATCAGTGAACTGAGGAAGGAAGCGGCGAAGGCAAACAAGGTTCTCCTCGCAACTGACCCCGACCGCGAGGGTGAAGCAATAGCGTGGCATGTGGCTGAACTTATTAAGGACCAAACCAAGAAGCCGAAGCGTGTTGTCTTTCATGAAATTACAGAGCCAGCAGTGAAGGAGGCACTCCTCCATCCGCGCGACATTGATATGCACCTTAAAGAAGCGCAGGAAGCACGGCGTGTTCTCGACCGTCTTGTAGGGTACGACCTCTCGGGACTCATTTGGAAAAAAGTACGGTACGGACTTTCTGCGGGGCGCGTACAGTCCCCCGCTCTCCGCATCATTATGGAGCGTGAGCGTCTCATCCGTGCCTTTGTGCCTGAAGCATACTTTGTGCTTACCGCACACACAAAGACTCCAAGCAAAACTCCGCTCCCACTTACCTGTGTTATTGAACCAAAAGTAAAAGAGGAAGCAGATTCTATAGTGTCTATCGGAAGTGCGCATCCATGGGTAGTGAAAAACATCACCACCTCAGAGCAAAAGCGCGTCCCCCGCCCTCCCTTCACCACCTCTACGCTTCAGCAGGTGGCTTCAACGCGTCTTGGCTTTTCACCATCGCGCACCATGGGAGCCGCGCAGAAACTCTATGAGGCCGGCTTCATTACCTATATGCGTACCGACTCTACCAACATGAGTGATATTGCACAAAAGCAAATCATCGCGCTCGTGGCAAAAGAATTTGGAAAAGAATACGTTGCACCGCGTACGTACAAGACAAAAAGTAAGTCAGCGCAGGAAGCCCATGAGGCGGTGCGCCCAAGCAACTTTGCTAAGCGAGTTGCGGGGAGCACTGACGACCAAAAGAAACTATACACTCTCATTTGGGAGCGTGCTGTTGCATCACAAATGAGTGACGCGCAAATAGAGCGCACGAAGGTCACGGGAAATATCACCGACTCATCAGAAAGTATCCCAGACTTTGCTACCACAGGCTCGCGCGTACTCTTCCCCGGATGGCTCACCGTTGATACCCGTGCCCGTGGAGAAGATGTGGAGGTACCACTTCTTAAAGTTGGTGACAGTCTCACGCTCACGATACTCGAGAGTGAGGGTAAGGAGACACAGCCGCCCAGCCGATACACCGAAGCAGGACTCATTAAAGAACTTGAAAAACGAGGTATCGGCCGCCCTTCGACGTACGCATCTATTATGAAGACGATTATTGATCGTGGGTATGTGCTAAAGGAAGGACGCACGCTTCTCCCTACCGACACGGGTGACCTTGTCTCTTCATTTCTCGAAGAACACTTTACCGAATACATCGGTGATGATTTCACGAGTGAAATGGAAGACAAACTCGACGAAATAGCCCTCGGCACCCGCGGCTATACCGAAACCCTCAGTGCCTTTTACAAGCCGTTCCATAAGAAAGTGCTCTCGAAAGAAGATATTGAAAAAATCACCAACCTCGGCCCAGGACCAAAAGAGTTCCCTTGCCCGCTTTGTAACAAAGAAATGGTTATCAAGCTTGGCCGTGGTGGCAAATTCCTTTCGTGCGCTACCTACCCTGCCTGTGATGGCGCGCGCATGATTGATGGTTCACTTATTAAAAACGACGAGCCGTTGGGTATCAACCCTGAGACGGGAGAAGAAATATATCTCTTGAATGGACGCTTTGGCCCTTACGTACAAGTTGGCAAAACTCCTGAGAAGGTTAAGGGCAAGAAGGCCATTGCTCCGAAGCGCGCAAGTCTTCCAAAAGGAAAAGCACTTGCAGAGGTCACTCTTGCTGACGCTCTCCACTACCTTATACTTCCCCGTACATTGGGTACCCACCCCGACACAGAAGAACCTATTATCGCAAACACAGGGCGCTTCGGACCATACATCGGTCACGTTGGTGACTTCCGATCACTCAAGAATCCTGACACACCATACGAAGTCACTTTTAACCGTGCACTTGAAATTCTAAAGGAACCAAAGAAGACGCGTACGGGTGAAAAACTCCTCAAAGAAGTGGGCGTACACCCAAAAACCAAAAAAATGATTAAGGTTTTCGAATCAAAATCAGGCCGCTATCTCACCCGAGGATTCGCGCGTATCTGGCTCCCCGACAACACCAATATAGATACCTTCAGTCTAGACGACGCTATAGCACTTCTCGCTAAAAAATAG